From the genome of Alosa alosa isolate M-15738 ecotype Scorff River chromosome 20, AALO_Geno_1.1, whole genome shotgun sequence, one region includes:
- the gabrb4 gene encoding gamma-aminobutyric acid receptor subunit beta-4: MLGLQEDKLCGIISALAALSFVCFAQSPNEKTGISVAKRTVDKLLKGYDIRLRPDFGGSPVVVGMSINIASIDSISEVNMDYTITMYFQQSWRDKRLAYTEMELNLTLDNRVADQLWLPDTYFLNDKKSFLHGVTVKNRMIRLHPDGTVLYGLRITTTAACMMDLRRYPLDEQNCTLEIESYGYTTDDIVFFWQGGDTAVTGVDKLELPQFSIIELRLVSREVKFTTGSYPRLSLSFRIKRNIGYFILQTYMPSILITILSWVSFWINYDASAARVALGVTTVLTMTTINTHLRETLPKIPYVKAIDVYLMGCFVFVFLALLEYAFVNYVFFGRGPQTQKKIHERFNKANNERPRYEEKRMRDQDSISAPFQSNTLRSYAQRRNLYIEEQRKVGVDAYGNILLTTLDMNNEVMPSDVGSNVGDSRNSVMSFESTGVQFRKPMASRDGYSHHSLDRTAMRSRANCRLRRRSSKLKLKIPNLADVSTIDKWSRVIFPITFGFFNLIYWLYYVN, encoded by the exons AGCTTTGTCCTTTGTCTGCTTCGCACAAAG TCCCAATGAGAAGACCGGAATATCTGTGGCAAAGAGGACAGTGGACAAATTGCTAAAGGGATATGACATCCGCCTAAGACCAGATTTTGGAG GTTCTCCGGTTGTTGTAGGAATGAGCATCAATATTGCCAGTATTGACTCAATCTCAGAAGTCAACATG GATTATACCATCACGATGTATTTTCAACAAAGTTGGCGAGATAAGCGACTTGCCTATACAGAGATGGAACTTAACTTGACTTTGGATAACCGTGTGGCAGACCAACTTTGGCTCCCTGACACCTATTTCCTCAATGACAAGAAGTCATTTCTCCATGGGGTGACCGTAAAGAATCGTATGATACGTCTCCATCCAGATGGTACCGTTTTATACGGCCTAAG AATAACAACCACTGCTGCATGTATGATGGATCTAAGGAGATACCCTCTTGATGAACAGAACTGCACCTTGGAGATTGAAAGCT ATGGATACACTACCGATGATATTGTGTTCTTCTGGCAAGGAGGTGACACCGCTGTAACAGGGGTGGATAAGTTAGAGCTCCCACAGTTCTCTATCATAGAATTACGGCTGGTATCCAGAGAGGTGAAGTTCACCACTG gTTCTTATCCCCGGCTCTCCCTGAGTTTCAGGATCAAGAGGAACATTGGCTACTTCATCCTGCAGACATACATGCCCTCCATTCTGATTACCATCCTTTCTTGGGTCTCCTTCTGGATCAATTATGATGCGTCCGCTGCTCGTGTGGCCCTAG GTGTTACTACGGTGCTCACCATGACAACCATCAACACCCACCTGCGGGAGACACTTCCAAAGATCCCATATGTGAAAGCCATCGATGTCTACCTCATGGGCTGCTTTGTCTTTGTGTTCCTGGCACTTCTTGAGTACGCTTTTGTGAATTATGTCTTCTTTGGCCGGGGTCCTCAGACACAGAAGAAGATCCATGAGCGGTTCAATAAAGCCAACAATGAGCGTCCACGCTATGAGGAGAAACGCATGAGAGACCAG GATTCTATTTCAGCACCATTTCAATCCAACACCCTCAGGTCATACGCACAGCGGAGAAATCTCTATATTGAGGAGCAAAGAAAAGTTGGG GTTGACGCATATGGAAATATTCTTCTCACCACTCTTGATATGAACAACGAGGTGATGCCATCAGATGTAGGGAGTAACGTAGGCGACTCCCGCAACTCTGTCATGTCCTTCGAGAGTACTGGTGTGCAGTTTCGCAAGCCCATGGCATCCAGGGATGGCTACAGTCACCATTCACTGGATCGTACAGCCATGCGGAGCCGAGCTAATTGTCGACTACGCAGGCGCTCATCGAAGCTGAAGCTCAAAATTCCAAACCTGGCGGATGTCAGCACGATTGATAAGTGGTCCCGGGTAATATTTCCCATCACCTTTGGATTCTTCAACCTAATCTACTGGTTGTACTATGTGAATTGA